GGTCGGCGCGGTGGCGCAGGCGCTCGGCCGCGTCGCCGATCGAGTTCAGTTCGAGCTTGATGTTTTCCAGGCCCAGGTCATCCCACAGGCGGCGGCACAGCATGATCATCTCGGCGTCGATGTCCGGGCCGGCGAAGCCGACCGCTTCGGCGCCGAACTGGAAGAACTGGCGATAGCGGCCGCGCTGCGGACGCTCGTGGCGGAACATCGGGCCCTTGTACCACAGGCGCTTCGGGCCGTCGTAGACCAGGTTGTGCTCGAGGATCGCGCGCACGGTGCCGGCGGTGCCTTCAGGGCGCAGGGTCAGCTTGTCGCCGTTCATCGAGTCTTCGAAGGAGTACATCTCTTTTTCGACGATGTCGGTGACGGCGCCGATGGCGCGCGCGAACAGGCCGGTCTCCTCGAGGATCGGCGTGACGATCTTCTGGTAGCCGTAGCTTTTCAGGATGGACTCAGTGGTGTTTTCCAGCAGCTCCCACAGCGGCGCTTCGGCCGGCAGGATGTCGTTCATGCCCTTCACGGCCACGATTTTTTCGGGTTTGCTCATTTATTTTTTGCCGTAATTCGTTTGTACATAGTCCAGCACGATCTGCTGGAATTCCTTGACGATGTTCTCGCCGCGCAGGGTGACCTTCTTCTGGCCGTCGACGAACACCGGCGCGGCCGGCGATTCGCCGGTGCCCGGCAGGCTGATGCCGATGTTGGCGTGCTTCGATTCGCCAGGGCCGTTGACGATGCAGCCCATGACGGCCACGTTCATGCCTTCGACGCCGGGATACAGCTTTTTCCATTCCGGCATCTGCTCGCGCAGGTAGGTCTGGATGTCGTCGGCCAGCTCCTGGAAGGTGGTCGAGGTGGTGCGGCCGCAACCAGGGCAGGCAATCACCATCGGCGCGAACTTGCGCAGGCCCATGGTCTGCAGGATCTCCTGGCCGACCACGACTTCCTTGGTGCGATCGCCGCCCGGTTCGGGCGTGAGCGAAATGCGGATGGTGTCGCCGATCCCTTCCTGCAGCAGCACCGACAGCGCCGCGGTGGAGGCGACGATGCCCTTGCTGCCCATGCCCGCTTCGGTCAGGCCCAGGTGCAGCGGGTAGTCGCAGCGGCGCGCCAGTTCGCGGTAGACGGCGATCAGGTCCTGCACGCCCGACACTTTGCACGACAGGATAATCTTGTCGCGCGCCAGGCCCAGTTCTTCGGCGCGCACGGCGTTCTCGATCGCCGACGTGATCAGCGCTTCGTACATCACCTGCTGCGCGGTCCACGGCTGCGCGCGCGCGGCGTTTTCGTCCATGATGCGCGCCAGCAGCGACTGGTCGAGCGAGCCCCAGTTCACGCCGATGCGCACCGGCTTGTCGTACTGCGCCGCCACTTCGATCATCTGGGCGAACTGCGAGTCGCGCTTGGCGCCCTGCCCCACGTTGCCCGGGTTGATGCGGTACTTCGACAGCGCGCGGGCGCACTCGGGGAAGTCGCGCAGCAAGGTGTGGCCGTTGTAGTGGAAGTCGCCCACCAGCGGCACGTCGATGCCCATCTTGTCGAGCTGCTCGCGAATCGCCGGCACGGCGGCCGCCGCTTCCGGTCGGTCCACGGTCAGGCGCACCAGTTCGGAGCCGGCGCGCGCCAGTTCCTTGATCTGGATCGCGGTGCCGATCGCGTCGGCGGTATCGGTGTTGGTCATCGACTGGACGACGATGGGCGCGTCGCCACCCATCCACACCTTGCGGTCGCCGTGTGCAATCAAAACGCTGCGGCTTGCGCGCCGCGCGAGGGGGCCGGATGGAATCGCCAAATTCGAAGAAGACATATGCAATTAAATTCGATTACTTGAGGTTCACTTTGGCAGCCGCGCCGGGTTGCGCAGGCAGGTCGAGCGCGGCGCCGCGCAGGGTCGCGCTGACGCCAGTTGGCTTGCCGACCACCAGCGTGACCGGCTCGGTGATGTCGAAGGTTTCGGTGCTGCCGGCCTTGACGACGCGCTTGATCAGCGGTGCGCCGTGAGCGCGCCTGACTTCGATCCACGAGTCTTCGCGCACCGCGATCACCAGGGCGTTGGCCGCAGGCGCCGGCGCCGCGGCTGCGGCAGGCGCAGTCACGGCGGCAGGAGCGGCTTCAGGCGTGACAGCGGGCGCCACGACAGGCGCAACGCCGGCCGACGGCGAACCGGCGGTGGCGGTGCTCGGCGGCGGCACGGAAATGAGCGGCACCGAAGGATTGAGCAAGGTGGTCGGCGTGGCCGGCGCGCTGGCGACCGGCGCGGCAGGCGCCGCGTTATTCGGCTGCAGCACCGCGGTGGCCGATGCCGGCGTGGCGGCGGTCTCGCCCCGGTTCATCAGCTTGGCGACCAGGCCGAAATGCCAGGCCGCGGCAACGGCGCCGGCCAGCACGACGGCGGCGACGATCGGCATGACCGGCAGCGCCGCGCGCTTGCCGTGGGTCGGGAAGCGCACTTCGGAGAACGATGCCTGCGTCTTGTGGCCGCGGATCGTAGTGCCGGTGGCGTCGCTCGGGCTGGGGGTGTCGAGCGGGATCTGCGCCACCAGCGGCGCCGCATCGAGCTTGACGATCTTGGCATAGGCGCGCACGAAGCCGCGCACCACGGCCGGTCCCGGCAGCGCGGCGTAGTCGCCCGCCTCGAGCGCGACCACCTGGCGCACCGCCAGCTTGAGCTGGTCGGCGACCTGCTCGACGGTCCATCCCATGGCCTCGCGTTGCGCCGCCAGCGTCTTGCCCGGCACGCCGTGGTTGTCGCCGTTAGCCGGCTGTTCTACCCACTCTGAACTCATTGTCGTTCCTGTTTCATTCATCGAATGCACCGCGCTGCAGTGCCGCGTATTCCGGCGAACCGGGATGGTGGCGCCGCAGCATCGTCGCCATGCTGGCCTCGGACGCCTTGTCGCCCAGCTTGCGGTCGATCCGCACCGCCAGCCACAGCACCTCGGCCGACAAGCTGTCGAGCTTCGCATCCGCCTTGACGCGATTGATAAAAAATCCGGCGCGCTGCAAATCGCGCCGCTCGTAGTACACCCGCGCCAGTGCGGCGTTGGTGGCAGGATAATCAGGCTCGTAGCGCAAGGCGTCAAGCAGATAGCGCTCGGCGGCCTCGTAGTTCTTCATCTTGACGCTGCACGAACCGGCGTTGATCAGCGCCTTGACCGGCGACTGGTAGGTCGGGTTCTTCAGCGCCGACTCGAAGTACGGGATGCCCTGAGCGCCGCGGTTGTGCTGGCACAGGAAGGAGCCGTAGTTGTTGGCCAGCTCCGGATTGCGCGGCGCCAGGCGCAGCGCGCGCTGGAAGCTTTCGTCGGCCAGCTTCTCCTCGCCCATGCGGTCGTAGATCAGCGCGCGCACGCCGTGGGCATCGGCAAAGTCCGGGCTGATGGCGATGGCCTGCTTGACTTCGTCGAGCGCCACTTCCATCTTCCCGTCCTGGAAGTAGCCGACCGCCAGCTGCAGGCGGATCGAGGCGCGCTTGTCGGCCGCGGTCTGGTCGGACGCGGTTTTCAGGTCGGCGCTGCCGCCGCCCGGCCCGCCGCTGCCCGCGCAGCCGGCCAGCGCCAGCGCGAACAGGCACAGGGTCAGGGCCCGGTTCAAGAACGGATCTCCACGATCTTGCCGAAATTGGCGCCGAACTTCTGCTTGTATTCGTCCATCTTCTCCATCCGTTCCTGGACCCGGGTGCGGTCCTGCACTTCGCCGGCCAACTGGCCGCAGGCGGCGTCGATGTCGTCGCCGCGGGTCTTGCGGATGGTGGTCACCAGGCCGCCGTCCATCAGCACCTGGGCGAAGGCCTTGATGCGCGGGTTCTTCGAGCGCAGCAGGCCCGATTCCGGGAAGGGATTGAACGGGATCAGGTTGAACTTGCACGATACGCCGACGACCGGGTCATTGACCAGCGCCAGCAGCTCGCGCGCGTGCTCGTCGCTGTCGTTGACGCCGTCGAGCATGCAGTATTCGAAGGTAATGAAGTCGCGCGGGGCGAATTCGAGATAGCGCTTGCACGCAGCCATCAGCTCGCGCAGCGGGTATTTTTTATTCAGCGGCACCAGGCCGTCGCGCAGCTTGTCGTTCGACGCGTGCAGCGATACGGCCAGCGCCACCGGCACTTCCTGCGACAGCTTGTCCATCATCGGCACCACGCCGGAGGTCGAGAGCGTGACGCGGCGGCGCGACAGGCCGTAGGCGTTATCGTCGAGCATGAGCTTGAGCGCGGTGGTGGTCGGCTCGAAGTTCAGCAGCGGCTCGCCCATGCCCATCATGACCACGTTGGTGATCTGGCGTTCGCCTTTCGGGCCGGGCTCGATGCCCTTGGTGCGGCGCAGTTCGAATTCGGCCATCCACAGCTGGCCGATGATTTCGGCCACCGTC
This window of the Massilia sp. R2A-15 genome carries:
- the pilW gene encoding type IV pilus biogenesis/stability protein PilW, with amino-acid sequence MNRALTLCLFALALAGCAGSGGPGGGSADLKTASDQTAADKRASIRLQLAVGYFQDGKMEVALDEVKQAIAISPDFADAHGVRALIYDRMGEEKLADESFQRALRLAPRNPELANNYGSFLCQHNRGAQGIPYFESALKNPTYQSPVKALINAGSCSVKMKNYEAAERYLLDALRYEPDYPATNAALARVYYERRDLQRAGFFINRVKADAKLDSLSAEVLWLAVRIDRKLGDKASEASMATMLRRHHPGSPEYAALQRGAFDE
- the ispG gene encoding flavodoxin-dependent (E)-4-hydroxy-3-methylbut-2-enyl-diphosphate synthase, translating into MSSSNLAIPSGPLARRASRSVLIAHGDRKVWMGGDAPIVVQSMTNTDTADAIGTAIQIKELARAGSELVRLTVDRPEAAAAVPAIREQLDKMGIDVPLVGDFHYNGHTLLRDFPECARALSKYRINPGNVGQGAKRDSQFAQMIEVAAQYDKPVRIGVNWGSLDQSLLARIMDENAARAQPWTAQQVMYEALITSAIENAVRAEELGLARDKIILSCKVSGVQDLIAVYRELARRCDYPLHLGLTEAGMGSKGIVASTAALSVLLQEGIGDTIRISLTPEPGGDRTKEVVVGQEILQTMGLRKFAPMVIACPGCGRTTSTTFQELADDIQTYLREQMPEWKKLYPGVEGMNVAVMGCIVNGPGESKHANIGISLPGTGESPAAPVFVDGQKKVTLRGENIVKEFQQIVLDYVQTNYGKK
- a CDS encoding helix-turn-helix domain-containing protein — encoded protein: MSSEWVEQPANGDNHGVPGKTLAAQREAMGWTVEQVADQLKLAVRQVVALEAGDYAALPGPAVVRGFVRAYAKIVKLDAAPLVAQIPLDTPSPSDATGTTIRGHKTQASFSEVRFPTHGKRAALPVMPIVAAVVLAGAVAAAWHFGLVAKLMNRGETAATPASATAVLQPNNAAPAAPVASAPATPTTLLNPSVPLISVPPPSTATAGSPSAGVAPVVAPAVTPEAAPAAVTAPAAAAAPAPAANALVIAVREDSWIEVRRAHGAPLIKRVVKAGSTETFDITEPVTLVVGKPTGVSATLRGAALDLPAQPGAAAKVNLK
- the rlmN gene encoding 23S rRNA (adenine(2503)-C(2))-methyltransferase RlmN → MTTLTNLLDFDPAQLVAYCADLGEKPFRAKQLQRWIHQFGASDFDSMTDLAKSLRDKLKTRAEIRAPAIISDNTSSDGTRKWLVDVGNGNAVETVFIPEENRGTLCISTQAGCAVNCRFCSTGKQGFSRNLTVAEIIGQLWMAEFELRRTKGIEPGPKGERQITNVVMMGMGEPLLNFEPTTTALKLMLDDNAYGLSRRRVTLSTSGVVPMMDKLSQEVPVALAVSLHASNDKLRDGLVPLNKKYPLRELMAACKRYLEFAPRDFITFEYCMLDGVNDSDEHARELLALVNDPVVGVSCKFNLIPFNPFPESGLLRSKNPRIKAFAQVLMDGGLVTTIRKTRGDDIDAACGQLAGEVQDRTRVQERMEKMDEYKQKFGANFGKIVEIRS